A region of the Candidatus Bathyarchaeota archaeon genome:
CGGCAAACCCGTTTTCGCTGAGATGAATGCAAACACCTTGGGGCTCGACGTGGAAGACGTGAAACGAAAAGTCACAGCTAAAACCGCAGGCGTCATCGTGGTTCATATCGCTGGCTTGGTTTGTCCCCAAATCAATGAGCTTAAAGAATTCTGTGATGAGAAAGGCTTATTCCTCGTTGAGGACTGCGCGCATGCACATGGAGCAACGATGGATGGAAAGAAAGCGGGAACCTTCGGCGATGCTGGTTGCTTCTCGTTCTATCCCACTAAAGTGATGACTTCCTGCGAAGGCGGCATGATAGTTACCAATAACAAAGTACTCTACGACGAAGCCCAATGCACACGTACCTGTGGACAGAACACAGAGCGGCAGATGATTATGCTGGGACATAACTGGCGGATGAGTGAATTGGCGGCGATAGTTGGTTTAGACCAGTTTAGCCACCTTGAGGAGTTCCTCGCCAAACGCAATCAGGTTGCACGCTGGTACGAGGAAGTCCTTTCAGGCATGGAGGGTGTTTCGCTGTTTAATATACCGCCCAACTTCCGTCACAGCTACTACAAGTATCCCACAAGACTCGCTGACGGCATCGACCGCTTAAAAGTTGCATCTAAACTAAAAGAAAAAGGCATCGAAGCGGGGCACGTTTACTATCCGCCATGTCATCTCCACCCCTACTACATGAAGACTTATGGCACACGCATGGGCGATTTCCCCGTTGCTGAACACGTGCTGAATCAGGTGCTATGCTTACCAATGCATGCTGCAGTAACATACGAAAATGTAAAATATATCGCTGATAATCTTTTAACGTCTATCAATGCGTAGTTGGCTGCATTGTTGGACAAGACACAGATTCTTATGCATAGGCGATCCGGCTACCCTAAGCGTTCTAGAGACAGCAATAGCAATCGTTTTCCTATTCGTACCTCCGAGCTTGACCGCTTCAAATTCGGTAAAGAAAAATACAACAAAGTCCGAAACCAAAAACTTGGCACTCCCCTTTGCCTCGATATTGCCTGCGGCGCTAAACCATTTCCCCAAGCCAATGTACTTTGCGATTTGAACGTGAAGCCCGTTGCCGACCGCAGCATGAAGCAGCTTGTGACAGGCGGCAAACCCTTTGTGCGCTGCAGCTGCTATGCTTTGCCCTTCCGCACTGGCGCATTTGACTTCGTCACCAGCTACTACCTGATAGAACATTTAGCTGATCCCTGGGGCCTCTTTAGAGAACTAAAGCGGGTTTCTGTGCACGGCTACATTCAGAGTCCTTCCTGGTTTAACGAATTCCTCTACGGCGAAGACGTGCATACCTGGGCAATCCTAAAAAGCAAAAACAGGCTCTACGTTAAACCGCTTAACTCGTTGCCGCCGATCCATCTGGGATTTGTCTTCCACCGACTCTACAAACGCAAGTTCTGGCGTTTGCTCCACGCTATCTTAGACGAAAAATTCCATCTCTTCACGGTTCAATACGACTTTTAGGATGCATCTACATGGCAAACATCATTCGATCCTCCCAGCCTCTGTTTCCCGAAGCAGACATAAAACCGCTCTTAGCTGAAATCGAAGAAGTGCTAAGGAACGGGCAATTCCGCAACGGCAAAAACGTCAAGGTATTCGAAGACCACGTTGCAGAATACCTCGATGTTGATGGCGCTGCTGCCTTTGATTCCGATTCAAGCGCTTATGAGACGGCACTGCGCTACTTTGGAGTAGCAGGAGGCGAAGTTGTGGTTTGCACCAACAGCTTTGTTTCAGTTCCCAACAGCGTTGTCTTTGCAGGTGCCACTCCAGTTTTCGCTGACATAAGACGTGAAAGTCTATCGATGGATCCTGAGAGTCTACGCAGAAACATCACCTCTCGCACACGCGGAGTCATAGTTACCCACATAGCTGGCTTCCCCAACCCTGACCTCAAAGAGATAATAGCGATATGCCGAAGCCGCGGCCTGTTTATCCTCGAGGATGCAACTCATGCCATCGGCGCCTCTGTTGAGGGCAAAAAAGCCGGCGGGTTTGGTGACGCAGCAGTTTTTGCCTTCACCCCCACCAAGGTTATAACCACTGGGGAAGGCGGAATGCTGGTTACCAATAACATGGATTTATGCAGCTTCGCTAAGCGTTACCGCTTCTATGGGTCAGGTGCCGGTAAAACAAACTTTGCCGATGTAGGACGTCACATGGTGATGCCGGAGGTTTCTTCGCTGCTGGGTATCTATCAGCTTAGGCGCCTCGATGAATTCATAGATCGACGTAACCAAATCGCTGCAGCCTACGATGAGGCGCTGTCAGAGATTGATGGTTTTCAAACAATCAAGGTTCCCGCCGGCGTCCGATGCGCCTACTACAAGTACCCGTTGATTCTGGGTAGCAGCATCAATCGGCAACAGTTCACTCAGGCGCTTGTAGAGAAGTATGGCATGGAAACAGGCAACATTTTCTTTCCCCCCTGCCATATGCAGCCCGCATACCAAAACCGCGGCGTAAAACTAGGCAGTTTGCCTGTTGCTGAACAAGTGTTAGAGCGAACCATCGCTTTGCCGATGCATGCTGCTCTTTCCGACGGCGATGTCGATTTGGTGCTTGATTCAATCAATACTCTTGCACTTAGCAAGTAACTTTAGCAGTGTTTGATATGGAAATACCCAAGGTTCTTCTAGAACATTTAACGTTTGTTCAGGACATAAATTCCTTAGGGCTTTAAAAGTTCGTTGACGGGAGTAACTAATAAGTCAACTTCTGGGTTTTTTGGAGAATTCTTCGATGGAAATTCGTTCTAGCATATCTGTGGTAATCGCAACTCTAAATGAGGAACAAGGGATAGGGCCGACCATAAACGAAATGCAAAAGGTCCTAAACAACCCTTACCTAGTTGTGGTTGACGGCAACAGCGTTGACAAGACTATTGAGATCGCCAAGAACCTGGGCGCTGACGTGCTGCTTCAGGAAGGCAAGGGAAAAGGCGACGCCATGTTCCAGGGCATGAAGGGTTTAACCTCTAAGGTGCCCTACATCGTGTTCACCGATGCTGACTACACCTATCCAGCGGAGTTTATTCCTAAAATGGTCGAGATTTTAGACCAGAACCCCGAAGTCGGCATGGTCATCGGTAACCGCTTTAAAGGCCACTATAATACTTCTAAGTCGGTTTTGAATCCGTTTTATGTTGGGAATAAGCTTTTGGCTTTTGCCCAGCTGGTTATGAACGGTGTTAAACTCGATGATCCCTTGTCGGGTTTGCGGGTGGTGCGTAGTGAGGTTGTGGATGGTTGGCACCCCAAGAGTAAGGGTTTTGATGTTGAAGCCGAGATGAATGCGCTTGTGGAACGCAAGGGCTACCGCATCATGGAAGTTCCGATTGACTATCGTAGACGCATGGGCGAAAAGAAGCTTAAGCTCCGGCATGGCTTAGGCATCATGAAGCGTATCTTAGCAGAGTCCTTCATGGTTTAATATCCCTTTTATTGCTCTCAAGTTTAAGTTAACTAATACTCTCAGATTTGATTCTTTAAAATTTTTTCTGGAAGACCCAATATGAAGCCCACAGATACCAAACTAAACATCGGTGTAGTCGGCTTAGGTAAAATGGGCATAATGCACGCTTGTCTCCTCAACGTTTTTCCAAACGTTAAGGTCGCTGCATTATGTGATAAGAGCCGTCTAATGCGAACCATCGCCAA
Encoded here:
- a CDS encoding DegT/DnrJ/EryC1/StrS family aminotransferase is translated as MESITFEIKKMLKSGRLTDGPYAQEFESKFAQYIKAKYAIAVSSGSASLDVALRHFKLAGREVIVPTNTYIATPNGVIFAGGKPVFAEMNANTLGLDVEDVKRKVTAKTAGVIVVHIAGLVCPQINELKEFCDEKGLFLVEDCAHAHGATMDGKKAGTFGDAGCFSFYPTKVMTSCEGGMIVTNNKVLYDEAQCTRTCGQNTERQMIMLGHNWRMSELAAIVGLDQFSHLEEFLAKRNQVARWYEEVLSGMEGVSLFNIPPNFRHSYYKYPTRLADGIDRLKVASKLKEKGIEAGHVYYPPCHLHPYYMKTYGTRMGDFPVAEHVLNQVLCLPMHAAVTYENVKYIADNLLTSINA
- a CDS encoding class I SAM-dependent methyltransferase, whose protein sequence is MLDKTQILMHRRSGYPKRSRDSNSNRFPIRTSELDRFKFGKEKYNKVRNQKLGTPLCLDIACGAKPFPQANVLCDLNVKPVADRSMKQLVTGGKPFVRCSCYALPFRTGAFDFVTSYYLIEHLADPWGLFRELKRVSVHGYIQSPSWFNEFLYGEDVHTWAILKSKNRLYVKPLNSLPPIHLGFVFHRLYKRKFWRLLHAILDEKFHLFTVQYDF
- a CDS encoding DegT/DnrJ/EryC1/StrS family aminotransferase, producing the protein MANIIRSSQPLFPEADIKPLLAEIEEVLRNGQFRNGKNVKVFEDHVAEYLDVDGAAAFDSDSSAYETALRYFGVAGGEVVVCTNSFVSVPNSVVFAGATPVFADIRRESLSMDPESLRRNITSRTRGVIVTHIAGFPNPDLKEIIAICRSRGLFILEDATHAIGASVEGKKAGGFGDAAVFAFTPTKVITTGEGGMLVTNNMDLCSFAKRYRFYGSGAGKTNFADVGRHMVMPEVSSLLGIYQLRRLDEFIDRRNQIAAAYDEALSEIDGFQTIKVPAGVRCAYYKYPLILGSSINRQQFTQALVEKYGMETGNIFFPPCHMQPAYQNRGVKLGSLPVAEQVLERTIALPMHAALSDGDVDLVLDSINTLALSK
- a CDS encoding glycosyltransferase family 2 protein, whose product is MEIRSSISVVIATLNEEQGIGPTINEMQKVLNNPYLVVVDGNSVDKTIEIAKNLGADVLLQEGKGKGDAMFQGMKGLTSKVPYIVFTDADYTYPAEFIPKMVEILDQNPEVGMVIGNRFKGHYNTSKSVLNPFYVGNKLLAFAQLVMNGVKLDDPLSGLRVVRSEVVDGWHPKSKGFDVEAEMNALVERKGYRIMEVPIDYRRRMGEKKLKLRHGLGIMKRILAESFMV